The following proteins are encoded in a genomic region of Tenacibaculum sp. 190524A05c:
- a CDS encoding diphthine--ammonia ligase has product MKKAFFNWSTGKDSAFALYKILEQKEYSIETLLTNVNKDYSRISMHGLREELLDKQVANIGLSVEKLYFPAQVTMDLYNETMKEKLSQFKDQGMEYSIFGDIFLEDLKSYRDQKLSEVELTGVYPLWQQDTKSLIKEFLALGFKAITVCVNAKLLGEEFVGRVIDEDFINELPDNVDVCGENGEFHTFVFDGPIFTKPVDFEIGEKVLKSYTLNEDEDQNCHSNTSEKVKTYDTSFWYCDLK; this is encoded by the coding sequence ATGAAGAAAGCGTTTTTTAATTGGAGTACAGGGAAAGATTCAGCTTTTGCTCTTTATAAAATATTAGAGCAAAAAGAATATAGTATAGAAACTTTGCTTACGAATGTAAACAAAGACTATTCAAGAATTTCGATGCATGGATTGCGTGAAGAATTACTAGATAAACAAGTTGCCAATATTGGATTATCTGTTGAAAAACTATATTTCCCAGCTCAGGTTACAATGGACTTGTACAATGAAACCATGAAAGAAAAGCTTTCGCAGTTTAAAGATCAAGGAATGGAGTATTCCATTTTCGGAGATATTTTTCTTGAAGATTTAAAAAGTTACCGTGATCAGAAACTGTCAGAAGTTGAACTGACTGGTGTTTATCCGCTTTGGCAGCAAGACACCAAATCTCTTATTAAAGAATTTTTAGCTTTAGGTTTTAAAGCGATTACCGTTTGTGTAAATGCAAAATTACTTGGAGAGGAATTTGTAGGAAGAGTTATTGATGAAGACTTTATTAATGAACTTCCAGATAATGTCGATGTATGCGGTGAAAACGGAGAGTTTCACACTTTTGTGTTTGATGGACCTATATTTACAAAGCCCGTAGATTTTGAAATAGGAGAAAAAGTATTAAAGTCTTACACCCTAAATGAAGATGAAGATCAAAATTGTCATTCGAATACTTCAGAGAAGGTAAAGACTTACGATACTAGTTTTTGGTATTGTGATTTAAAGTAA
- a CDS encoding PAS domain-containing protein, with translation MKNPISLMKSLDLFINSLCVEEYEEIKGYLKEEESNPLNLLSFDFHVQNLNSILKKKSIQSDIQALKHIAKGEAWIKTIEPILTKNSFEALILTDINRSILWVNEGFSKMTGYPRNYALKKSPVFLQGRETSEVTRKRIREKLQKNKPFKEVIINHRKDNTTYKCELHIFPLMHNDKTTHFLALERQIA, from the coding sequence ATGAAAAACCCAATAAGTCTGATGAAGAGTTTAGACCTTTTTATAAACTCTTTGTGTGTTGAGGAATATGAAGAAATCAAAGGGTATTTGAAAGAAGAAGAAAGTAACCCACTTAACTTATTAAGTTTTGATTTTCACGTACAAAACCTTAACTCAATACTAAAAAAAAAATCTATTCAAAGCGATATACAAGCTTTAAAGCATATTGCTAAAGGTGAAGCTTGGATAAAAACTATTGAACCAATTCTTACAAAGAACTCCTTTGAAGCATTGATTCTTACAGATATTAATAGAAGTATTCTGTGGGTTAATGAAGGATTCTCTAAAATGACTGGTTATCCTAGAAACTATGCTTTGAAAAAATCACCTGTATTTTTACAAGGACGAGAAACCTCAGAAGTAACTAGAAAGCGAATTCGAGAGAAATTACAGAAAAACAAGCCTTTCAAGGAAGTAATTATTAATCATAGAAAAGATAACACTACATATAAGTGTGAACTACATATTTTCCCTTTAATGCACAATGACAAAACAACTCATTTCTTAGCATTAGAAAGACAAATAGCGTAG
- a CDS encoding M14 family metallopeptidase encodes MRYKISLALALASFITVFSQNIKSPSQFLGYPFGSQFTRHHEVVDYFKYLAENSDNLVLENYGKTNERRTLQVAFISSKSNLENIESIRKQHLTNANLANTSGLKDKAIVWLSYNVHGNEASATEASILTAYKLLTEKQAWLENTIVIIDPCLNPDGRDRYVNWFNQVKNRNVNPNPLALEHNESWLQGRPNHYLFDLNRDWAWVTQVESQQRLKVYNKWMPHIHVDFHEQYYNNPYYFAPAAEPFHEIITKFQRDFQGEIGKNNAKYFDKEGWLYFTKESFDLLYPSYGDTYPTFNGAIGMTYEQAGHGRAGLGIKTNEGDVLTLKDRLTHHTTTGLSTVEMASKNASKLNAEFTKYFNNRSFKYKSYVLQGNSDKIDALKKLLDRHEIKYGKTNSPSVTGFVYNKNKNGQLKVNGDNISISTNQPKGKLIEVLFEPKTRIKDSLTYDITSWSLPYAYGLNAVASKKEVASTTANSSNNAVAKNNVYAYVFDWNHISDAALLTDFLQHKIRVRTTSKAMDNSNQKLKPGSLIVTKRDNKHLKNFDDLVFKISKKHQKENKHITTGLSTNGVDMGSYSVTEIKKKKIAVLGGKGISTLSYGEVRYFLEQDLNYDYSAIRTSDLSAQVLSKFNILILPNGSYSGILSKDKLKTLKSWISKGGKVISIGYANQVFANSKEFGLTTKQTKKKKDTAKTEPKKRVYAESEREQIKNLITGAIFKTHVDTTHPLGFGYDSDYFTLKLGTSSFDYLKRGHNVVTLDDNTLIAGFAGSKTLTKQKKSLIFGTENIGRGQVIYLADNPLFRGFWDNGKLFFANALFMVK; translated from the coding sequence ATGCGATATAAAATTTCGTTAGCACTTGCTCTTGCTAGTTTTATTACTGTTTTTTCTCAAAACATAAAATCTCCATCTCAATTTTTAGGATATCCTTTTGGTTCTCAATTCACCAGACATCATGAAGTAGTCGATTATTTCAAATATTTAGCTGAAAATTCAGACAATCTTGTATTGGAAAACTATGGTAAAACGAATGAACGAAGAACACTTCAAGTTGCATTTATATCTAGCAAAAGTAATTTAGAGAATATTGAATCGATTAGAAAACAACATTTAACTAATGCTAATCTAGCAAACACTTCTGGGTTAAAAGATAAAGCGATAGTTTGGTTGAGTTACAATGTACATGGAAATGAAGCTTCTGCTACTGAAGCATCAATTTTAACAGCGTATAAATTACTTACTGAAAAACAAGCTTGGTTAGAAAATACTATTGTAATTATTGATCCATGTTTAAACCCTGATGGTAGAGATCGTTATGTGAACTGGTTCAATCAAGTAAAAAACAGAAATGTAAATCCAAATCCTTTAGCGTTAGAGCATAACGAATCTTGGTTACAAGGTAGACCAAATCACTACTTATTTGACTTGAATAGAGATTGGGCTTGGGTTACACAAGTTGAATCTCAACAACGATTAAAAGTCTACAATAAATGGATGCCACATATCCATGTAGATTTCCATGAGCAATACTATAACAATCCATATTACTTTGCTCCTGCTGCAGAACCTTTCCATGAAATTATCACAAAATTCCAAAGAGATTTCCAAGGAGAAATCGGAAAAAACAACGCCAAGTATTTTGATAAAGAAGGTTGGTTATATTTCACAAAAGAAAGCTTCGATTTATTATACCCTAGTTATGGTGATACCTATCCAACATTTAACGGAGCAATTGGTATGACTTATGAACAAGCGGGACATGGAAGAGCTGGTTTAGGAATTAAAACAAATGAAGGTGACGTTTTAACCTTAAAAGATAGATTGACACATCATACAACAACGGGATTATCAACAGTTGAAATGGCTTCAAAAAACGCAAGCAAATTAAATGCTGAATTCACAAAGTACTTTAATAATAGAAGTTTCAAATACAAATCGTACGTACTTCAAGGAAATTCAGATAAAATTGATGCTTTAAAGAAATTATTGGATCGCCATGAGATTAAATATGGTAAAACTAATTCTCCATCAGTTACAGGATTCGTGTATAACAAAAATAAAAACGGACAGTTAAAAGTAAATGGTGATAACATTAGTATTTCTACAAATCAACCTAAAGGAAAACTAATTGAAGTTTTATTTGAACCTAAAACTAGAATCAAAGATTCTCTAACATATGACATCACTTCTTGGTCTTTACCATATGCTTATGGATTAAATGCTGTTGCTTCTAAAAAGGAAGTTGCTTCAACTACTGCAAATTCTAGCAATAATGCTGTAGCTAAAAATAATGTGTATGCTTATGTTTTTGATTGGAATCATATTTCAGATGCGGCTTTATTAACTGATTTTTTACAACATAAAATCAGAGTAAGAACTACAAGTAAAGCCATGGATAATAGTAATCAAAAATTAAAACCAGGTTCACTTATTGTTACTAAAAGAGACAATAAACACTTGAAAAACTTTGATGACTTAGTCTTCAAAATAAGTAAAAAGCATCAAAAAGAGAACAAACATATTACTACTGGATTATCAACAAATGGAGTTGATATGGGATCGTATAGTGTTACTGAAATAAAAAAGAAAAAAATAGCCGTTTTAGGAGGAAAAGGGATTTCTACTTTAAGTTATGGTGAAGTTCGTTACTTCTTGGAACAAGATTTGAATTATGATTATAGTGCTATTCGAACTAGTGACTTATCTGCTCAGGTATTATCTAAATTCAATATTTTAATTCTACCAAATGGAAGTTATTCTGGAATTTTAAGTAAGGATAAATTAAAGACTTTAAAATCTTGGATTAGTAAAGGTGGAAAAGTGATTTCTATTGGATATGCAAACCAAGTTTTTGCAAATAGTAAGGAATTTGGATTAACAACCAAACAAACTAAAAAGAAGAAAGACACTGCTAAAACTGAACCTAAAAAACGTGTTTACGCGGAATCTGAAAGAGAACAAATTAAGAACCTAATTACGGGGGCTATTTTTAAAACTCATGTAGATACAACTCATCCTTTAGGTTTCGGATATGATTCTGATTACTTCACCCTAAAACTGGGAACAAGTTCTTTTGATTACTTAAAAAGAGGTCATAATGTAGTTACGCTTGATGATAACACATTAATTGCTGGATTTGCAGGTAGTAAAACATTAACTAAGCAGAAAAAGTCATTAATTTTTGGAACTGAAAATATTGGACGTGGTCAAGTTATCTATTTAGCTGACAATCCATTATTTAGAGGTTTTTGGGATAATGGTAAACTTTTCTTTGCAAATGCCTTATTTATGGTTAAATAA
- a CDS encoding TIGR02757 family protein, whose amino-acid sequence MTQKELKEFLDEKAALYENIDFIESDPIQIPHQYTLKEDIEIAGFLSATIAWGNRKMIINNASKMMELMGNSPYDFVMNHTQDDLEKFDGFVHRTFNAEDFKFFIQSLRNIYIEHKGLETVLLPGDNDNYQLAISNFKKIFFDIPHLPRTQKHVSDPVKGSAAKRINMYLRWMVRDAKKGVDFGIWKSHNPAHLHCPLDVHTGNIARKLGILKRKQNDWKSIQELDSILRKFDKSDPVKYDFALFGLGVFEKF is encoded by the coding sequence GTGACACAAAAAGAACTTAAAGAATTTTTAGATGAAAAAGCCGCCCTTTATGAAAACATAGATTTCATCGAGAGTGATCCAATTCAAATCCCACATCAATATACTTTAAAAGAAGATATTGAAATTGCTGGTTTTTTATCCGCTACAATTGCGTGGGGAAATCGTAAGATGATTATCAATAACGCTTCTAAAATGATGGAGTTGATGGGTAATTCTCCTTATGACTTTGTGATGAATCATACCCAGGATGATTTGGAAAAGTTTGATGGTTTTGTACACAGAACATTTAATGCTGAAGATTTTAAATTCTTCATTCAATCCTTACGTAATATTTACATCGAACATAAGGGTTTGGAAACTGTTTTACTTCCTGGAGATAACGACAACTATCAATTGGCAATTAGTAATTTCAAGAAAATCTTTTTTGATATTCCGCATTTACCAAGAACCCAAAAACATGTTTCAGATCCAGTGAAAGGTTCCGCAGCGAAACGAATAAACATGTATTTACGTTGGATGGTTAGAGATGCCAAAAAAGGTGTGGACTTTGGTATTTGGAAATCACACAATCCAGCTCATTTGCATTGTCCACTTGATGTGCACACCGGAAATATTGCAAGAAAACTAGGTATTCTAAAGAGAAAACAAAACGATTGGAAATCAATTCAAGAATTAGATTCAATACTTAGAAAATTTGACAAATCAGATCCTGTAAAATATGATTTTGCTTTATTTGGATTAGGTGTTTTTGAGAAGTTTTAG
- a CDS encoding CPBP family intramembrane glutamic endopeptidase, which produces MRETFNELIAYLKNPVLTQDENTDNGYRTKKFLHLLIISIITSAVIMPIFGLIESSGLVDMNQHAMEEMMNQFPKAVIFFLAVVFAPLFEELIFRAPLTLFHNPTYFRPAFYIFAVLFGLVHITNFTITSNVLLLAPILVLPQTILGGYLGFIRVRFGLQWSILLHACYNAFFILISFASDLV; this is translated from the coding sequence ATGAGAGAAACCTTTAATGAGCTAATTGCCTATCTAAAAAATCCAGTATTAACACAAGACGAAAATACAGATAACGGTTATAGAACTAAGAAATTTTTGCATCTATTAATTATAAGTATAATTACAAGTGCCGTAATTATGCCTATCTTCGGATTAATTGAATCTTCTGGCTTGGTAGATATGAATCAACATGCCATGGAAGAAATGATGAATCAATTTCCAAAAGCAGTAATTTTTTTCTTAGCTGTGGTTTTTGCTCCTTTATTTGAGGAATTAATTTTTAGAGCACCACTTACACTTTTTCATAATCCAACATATTTCCGACCAGCATTTTACATATTTGCTGTTTTATTTGGATTAGTACACATTACTAATTTCACTATAACTAGTAATGTATTATTATTAGCTCCGATTTTAGTTTTACCTCAAACCATTTTAGGTGGATACTTAGGTTTTATAAGAGTTCGTTTTGGATTACAATGGAGTATTTTATTACATGCTTGTTATAATGCTTTCTTTATTTTAATTAGTTTTGCCAGCGATTTAGTTTAA
- a CDS encoding S10 family serine carboxypeptidase-like protein, producing MKKILLLLVLTVTTTLFSQDKRVPVDTTVVTSYSATINGKKITYKAQTGTQPVFDANGNVKATLFYTYYYRTDVTRSEDRPIIMSFNGGPGSASVWMHIAYTGPKTLKIDDEGNPIQPYGIKDNPYSVLDVADIVFINPVNTGYSRPVVKKDEKVDKKYFFGVNADAKYLADWLNTFITRNNKWKAPKYIIGESYGGTRVMQLAYELQSRQWMYLNGVIMVSPADYKLIRTGASEDYAINFPYYTAAAWYHKQLPRELQQKDLLEILPESEDFAINKLLPALAKGGYIGETEKNNIAEKMAYYSGVKKEVILRHNLELPKAYFWKELLRDRNGKTIGRLDSRYLGLDRTETGTRPDYSPELVSWLHSFTPAINYYTQNILKFKTDVKYNMFGPVHPWDFSNDNSRENLRKAMAQNPYLHVLVQSGYYDGATTYSAAKYTMGKIDPSGKLKDRMSFKGYRSGHMMYLRKEDLEKANQDLRAFILKSSKNVGAAKY from the coding sequence ATGAAAAAAATCCTTTTACTACTCGTTCTTACTGTTACTACAACTTTATTTTCTCAAGATAAAAGAGTCCCAGTTGATACAACTGTTGTAACTTCATATTCAGCAACAATCAACGGAAAGAAAATTACCTACAAAGCTCAGACAGGAACACAACCTGTTTTTGATGCTAACGGAAATGTAAAAGCAACTTTATTTTATACTTATTACTACAGAACAGATGTTACGCGAAGTGAAGATCGTCCGATTATAATGTCATTTAATGGAGGTCCAGGTTCTGCCTCTGTTTGGATGCATATCGCGTATACAGGTCCGAAAACCTTAAAAATTGACGACGAAGGAAATCCTATTCAACCATATGGAATTAAAGACAATCCTTATTCTGTTCTTGATGTTGCAGATATTGTTTTTATCAATCCTGTAAATACGGGTTATTCTAGACCTGTTGTAAAGAAGGACGAAAAAGTTGACAAAAAATACTTTTTTGGTGTAAATGCAGATGCAAAATACTTAGCAGATTGGTTAAATACTTTCATTACAAGAAATAACAAATGGAAGGCTCCAAAATATATTATTGGTGAAAGTTATGGTGGAACTCGGGTAATGCAACTGGCTTACGAATTACAAAGTAGACAATGGATGTATTTAAATGGAGTTATCATGGTTTCTCCAGCAGATTATAAACTTATACGTACTGGAGCCTCAGAAGATTATGCTATTAATTTTCCTTATTACACAGCTGCGGCTTGGTATCACAAACAACTTCCTAGAGAATTACAACAAAAAGATTTATTAGAAATTCTTCCAGAATCAGAAGATTTCGCTATTAATAAATTACTCCCAGCTCTAGCTAAAGGTGGATATATAGGAGAAACAGAAAAAAATAATATTGCTGAAAAAATGGCTTATTATTCTGGAGTAAAAAAAGAAGTGATTCTAAGACATAATTTAGAACTACCTAAAGCCTATTTCTGGAAGGAATTATTGAGAGATAGAAATGGAAAAACCATTGGAAGATTAGATAGTAGATATTTAGGTCTTGATAGAACTGAAACTGGTACAAGACCAGATTATAGTCCTGAATTGGTTTCTTGGTTACATTCCTTTACACCGGCTATTAACTATTACACACAAAATATTTTAAAATTTAAAACTGATGTAAAATATAACATGTTTGGACCAGTTCATCCTTGGGATTTTTCTAATGACAATTCAAGAGAAAACTTGAGAAAAGCTATGGCTCAAAACCCGTACCTACATGTATTAGTACAATCTGGTTATTACGATGGCGCGACCACATATAGTGCCGCAAAATATACTATGGGAAAAATCGATCCAAGTGGAAAGTTAAAAGATCGAATGAGTTTTAAAGGCTATAGAAGTGGGCATATGATGTATTTAAGAAAAGAAGATTTAGAAAAAGCCAATCAAGATTTAAGAGCATTCATTTTAAAGAGTTCTAAAAATGTTGGTGCTGCGAAATATTAA
- a CDS encoding DUF3667 domain-containing protein, with product MICISCGYDHDEKFCPNCGEKRDTQKITFGSTIESTFATITNMDKGFLYNIKNLTIRPKTTIEEYIRGKRKGIFNPVSFLILSITAYLIVEAFFKAKSIIPEEKVNLVKGNLGYKIGASGGSFIYNYFKFFWIFTVIPLSFITKLFFKRFNFVEHIAINSFILGQVTLIIGLLSFIIFRFPLLFNPFIYVTLIWYIYKVFYNPKYKSDSLIKAFTSILLFIVILFSTVILIGLIKLI from the coding sequence ATGATTTGCATTTCGTGCGGTTATGATCATGATGAAAAGTTTTGCCCGAATTGTGGTGAAAAACGAGATACTCAAAAAATTACATTTGGTTCAACCATAGAAAGTACTTTTGCTACTATTACAAACATGGACAAAGGATTTCTTTACAACATAAAGAACCTTACGATTAGACCAAAAACGACCATTGAAGAATATATTAGAGGAAAAAGAAAAGGGATTTTTAATCCTGTTTCATTTTTGATTCTATCGATTACTGCTTACCTTATTGTTGAAGCTTTTTTTAAAGCTAAATCAATCATTCCTGAAGAAAAAGTTAATCTTGTAAAAGGTAACTTAGGGTATAAAATTGGTGCTAGCGGAGGTTCATTTATTTACAATTACTTCAAGTTTTTTTGGATTTTTACCGTAATCCCTCTTTCATTTATTACAAAGTTGTTTTTTAAACGTTTTAACTTTGTTGAGCATATTGCTATTAACTCCTTTATTTTAGGGCAAGTTACTTTAATAATTGGTTTATTATCATTTATCATATTCAGATTTCCTTTACTATTCAACCCTTTTATTTATGTTACCTTAATATGGTATATTTATAAAGTTTTTTATAATCCTAAATACAAATCAGATTCATTAATAAAAGCATTTACAAGTATTCTTTTATTTATAGTAATTTTATTCTCTACGGTTATACTAATAGGATTAATCAAACTTATCTAA
- a CDS encoding heme-binding protein, with product MNITLEQAEKIIVAAKSKSRELNTKMNIAIVDSGANLIAFARMDGAWLGSLDISIKKAKTARFFDMDTGIIGELSQPGGSLYNIEHSNNGLITFPGGVPIKDADGNVIGAIGVSGSSVENDHAVAKAGTEVI from the coding sequence ATGAATATTACTTTAGAACAAGCAGAAAAAATAATTGTTGCCGCTAAATCTAAATCTCGTGAATTGAACACAAAAATGAATATTGCGATAGTAGATTCCGGTGCCAACTTAATTGCTTTTGCTCGTATGGATGGAGCTTGGTTAGGTTCTTTAGATATTTCAATTAAAAAAGCAAAAACAGCTCGTTTTTTTGATATGGATACGGGAATAATCGGTGAATTATCACAACCTGGTGGTTCTTTATATAATATCGAACATTCCAATAATGGATTAATCACTTTCCCTGGAGGTGTTCCTATAAAAGATGCCGATGGAAACGTAATTGGAGCAATTGGAGTAAGCGGTAGTTCAGTTGAAAATGATCATGCGGTAGCAAAAGCTGGAACTGAAGTTATTTAA
- a CDS encoding AraC family transcriptional regulator: MFIENVPESYTTSYDVNKNLFIYDLKMTEASIKTKVNLNMHMFSFLQVGKKQVHFPDSAVIVDNKQSLLVKKGNCLWSELLDKENTYFCKLLFFSEQQLIEFLNKHVQKNITVKEDSSYFIIENDAYISTYLSSLTSITNSSNKSIENLLVNKFEELLLYLQSKYQEQFESYLFSLVNKEKKSFKHHVEQNVYSSLSLEEIAFLCNMSLSTFKRHFAKEYGLSPGKWFREQRLTKAKTLLEEGKFKPSDIYLDLGYSNLQNFSSAFKTRFGFSPSEV, from the coding sequence ATGTTCATAGAAAATGTACCAGAAAGCTACACCACTTCATATGATGTAAATAAAAACTTATTTATTTATGATTTAAAGATGACCGAAGCTTCAATTAAAACTAAGGTCAACCTCAACATGCATATGTTTAGTTTTTTGCAAGTGGGTAAAAAACAAGTGCATTTTCCAGATTCAGCTGTTATTGTAGATAATAAACAATCACTCTTAGTCAAAAAAGGGAATTGTTTATGGAGTGAATTATTAGATAAAGAGAATACATATTTCTGTAAGTTATTATTCTTCTCGGAACAGCAATTAATCGAGTTTTTAAACAAGCATGTTCAAAAGAATATAACCGTTAAAGAAGATTCTTCTTATTTTATTATAGAAAATGACGCTTACATTTCTACCTATTTAAGCTCATTAACCTCAATCACAAATTCATCTAACAAAAGTATTGAGAACTTACTTGTAAATAAGTTTGAAGAATTGTTGTTATACCTACAAAGTAAATATCAAGAACAATTTGAATCTTACTTATTTTCATTAGTTAATAAAGAAAAGAAATCTTTTAAACACCATGTAGAGCAAAATGTTTATTCTTCATTATCTCTAGAAGAAATTGCTTTTTTATGCAACATGAGTTTATCAACCTTTAAGCGTCATTTTGCCAAGGAATATGGTTTATCTCCGGGTAAATGGTTTAGAGAACAACGCTTAACAAAAGCTAAAACACTTTTGGAAGAAGGAAAATTCAAACCTTCAGATATTTATTTGGATTTAGGATATAGCAATCTTCAAAACTTTAGTAGTGCTTTCAAAACCAGATTTGGTTTTTCTCCTTCAGAAGTTTAA
- a CDS encoding ABC transporter ATP-binding protein, which yields MITGKNIHKQYGEVQVLKGVDLHIKQGEIVAIVGPSGAGKTTLLQILGTLDKPESDIPYELSINNTVIKGLRDKEISAFRNQHIGFIFQFHQLLPEFTALENVCIPAFIAKRPKAEVEKRAKELLDFLGLSHRIHHKPNELSGGEQQRVAVARALINNPSVIFADEPSGNLDSNSAENLHELFFKLRDEFGQTFVLVTHNKELAEMADRTLKMKDGVIVE from the coding sequence ATGATTACTGGAAAAAATATACATAAGCAATACGGAGAAGTTCAGGTTTTAAAAGGTGTTGATTTACATATCAAACAAGGTGAAATTGTTGCTATTGTTGGTCCTTCTGGTGCAGGAAAAACAACATTACTTCAAATATTAGGAACGTTAGACAAACCAGAATCAGATATTCCATACGAGCTATCTATCAACAATACAGTAATTAAAGGACTAAGGGATAAAGAAATATCTGCTTTCCGAAATCAACATATTGGTTTTATATTCCAGTTTCATCAATTATTACCGGAATTTACAGCTCTTGAAAATGTTTGCATTCCAGCATTCATTGCTAAAAGACCAAAAGCTGAAGTTGAAAAACGAGCTAAGGAATTATTAGATTTTTTAGGATTATCTCATAGAATTCACCATAAACCAAATGAACTTTCTGGTGGAGAACAGCAAAGAGTTGCAGTTGCTCGAGCTTTAATCAATAATCCTTCAGTAATTTTTGCTGATGAACCTTCTGGTAATTTAGATTCTAATTCAGCGGAAAATTTACATGAGCTATTCTTTAAACTTCGAGATGAATTCGGACAAACATTTGTTTTAGTTACTCACAATAAGGAATTAGCTGAAATGGCTGACAGAACATTAAAAATGAAAGATGGTGTTATTGTAGAATAA